The DNA sequence TATGATTGGCCAGAATGACAAATTCATCCCCGCCGATACGCCCGACCGTATCTGATTCACGAACACAGAGAGACAGGCGGTGTGATACCGCATACAACAACTGATCCCCTGTCGCATGACCAAATGTGTCATTGACCTGCTTGAATTTATCCAGATCCAGATAAAAAACCGCCAGCATTTTTTGTTCCCGGCGGGCGATGATTAACGCGTTCTGAAGACGATCCAGAAAAAGTGTGCGGTTTGGAAGATGTGTTAACTGATCGAACTGCGCCATATATTCTAACCGGGAGAGCATGCGCTTGCGTTCGATAGCGGCAGCAACCTGGATGGATACAAATTGCAGTAATTCCCTGTCTTGTTCTGTAAAACGCATGTTGTTATCAGAACTCATCACGAGCAGTGCACCAATCATCCCATTTGTTGATTTGATGGGTGCGATCAACCAGTTCAATGTTTTAGGACCCGCTTCAAAGACTAATGCGGGAAAAACCGCAGCGATAGTTTCAGGGGTTAATAGCAAGGATCGACCGGTATGAATAACCTGTTTTACGATGATTTCCGGCACCCGGTTTGATGGTGATGTATCATTGTATGGATGCGCGCAATAAGGAAAGCTCAGCTCGTTTTTTTCGGCATCATAAAGCCCGACCATAAAATTAGTCGCCAGCAGCAGATCATCCACAACCGCGTGAATACGCTGAAATAAGGCGTTCAGATTACCGGGCGAATTGGCAGCTTCTGATATGGCATAAACGGCTGCCTGCATTGATTCGGAACGTTTCCGCTCGGTGACATCACGCGCGACGGCGACCCTCACCTGTTCAGATTCAGACCAGCGGGCAGACCACATGATATGAACTATTTTGCCATCTTTACGCACATAACGATTTTCAAAATGCGGCTTATGTTCACCATTAAGAATTTCAGTGACTGCATTCAGGGTTCTATCCCGATCGCCCGGATAAACGAAATCAATCATGGGCTTGCCAATCATTTCATCCGGTTTATAGCCAAAAATCTTTTCACTGGCAGCACTGACAAACAGAAAATAGCCGTCACGATCAACGACGCAAACCGCATCCAGCAGTAAGTCGGTGAAATTATAGGGTGGGACATGAGGAGTTGCTTTCATAGCATGACCATCGCACCTTATGCATCAGTGAAATCCGGAATTTCCTGCTGTCGTTAATTAAAGCAACCGGTGATGATTTAGCCAAGCATGTTTTTGGTTTTTGGAAGATTTATGTTCGCCAGCACATGTTCCAGAGCCTGAAGTGCCAGATCAATATCGGCAACCTGAACTGACTCGGCGGGATTATGACTGATACCGCCCTTGCAACGCATAAAGAGCATGCCGACTTCACATAACGCCGCGATGGCAATGGCATCATGTCCGGCACCACTGGCGAGACTCATACTCCGGCCTTGCACATTTGTCACTGCATTTGTCAGTTTTTCTTGCAGGAAGCCCGAGCATGGTGTGGCATCCGAACTGTAAAAACAGTCATAACTGAGCTCTAATTGTCGTCGGGTAGCAATTTCTTTTGCTGCTTTCGTTATCTCAAAAAGAGCGACATCACGTTGCTGATTATCTGGTGCGCGGATATCCAGACTGAATGACACGTCCGACGGAATGACATTCACCGCGCCGGGGTGACACGCGATTTTCCCAACAGTGGCGACCACATCAAACTCTTTCGCAATGGATTCTGCAGCCAGAATCAGCTCACTGGTACCCACCAGCGCATCCTGCCGTAATGACATCGGTACGGTTCCGGCGTGTCCGGCCATGCCTTTAAACGAAAAATTCAGTCTTTTCGCACCATTGATCGCGGTGACGACACCCAGCGCAAGATCCGTTGATTCAAGTAACGGGCCTTGTTCAATGTGTAATTCCAGATAACCAATGAAATCTGATGATTTTCTTTTTGCCTGATGAATTTGTTCCGGTGCCAGACCAAAATCACATAAAGCCTGAGCGAGAGAAATGCCATTGCTGTCTTGTTTATCCAGCCAGTTATCGCCCCAGCTTCCGGCCAACCCTCGGCTGCCCAACAAGGTAACACCGAACCGGACCCCTTCTTCGTCACCAAAACCGACCACTTCGATGGCGAAAGGAAACCGCTTGTTTTGCTGATGTAACCGGGATACCAGTTCAATTGCCGTAATGACGCCCAGCATGCCATCGTATTTTCCGGCATTCCGCACGGTATCCAGATGTGAACCGAGCAATAAAGCGGGGGCCTCAGGTTCCGTACCCTCATACCGCCCGCAAATATTGCCAACGGCATCCTGCCAGACATGCATTCCGGCATCGCGCATCCACGTACCTGCAAGCTGGTTGGCTTGCTGATGTTGTGCGGAAAGATAGACACGCGTTAACGCGTCTGTATCTTCACTGAGAAGTGCCAGTTCATTGCAACGTTCAAAAATACGGATGCCTTCCTGCATATCAGACCTCCGCAGAAGCATAAACATTCCATGCCGATTGCAAGGCTGCGCCCTGAACTGTTTTGAAACCGAAACGGTTTAATACCGCTTCCAGCGCAGAAAGCGTCGTCAGTACGGTATCTTTACGCGCGTTGTAACCCATGGTGCCAATGCGCCAGATTTTGCCGTGCAACGGGCCAAACGAGGTGCCGATCTCGATACCAAAATCGTTGAGCAAGGTTTGACGGATCTGTTCGCCGTGCACATTTTCAGGAATATAAACGCCTAATACGTTATTCATTTTGTGTTTCAGGTTGCCAAATGGTTTTAATCCCATGCCCTGAATGCCGGCCAGCAGTGCATCACCGTGCAGCTTATGACGGGCAATACAGGTATCGATGCCTTCCTGAAGAATAATGCGGGCACATTCACGGGCACCGAATAACATACTGGTCGCTTCAGTATGATGATTCAGCCGTTCCGGCCCCCAGTAATCCATGATCATGCCGAGGTCGAAATAGTTGGAATAGATGATCTCATCATCGCCATCCTGATGATTGGCATTACGGATCCCCTGCTCGACGTGTTTGCGTTTTCTGACTACATCGGCAAAACGATCACTGAGCGTAACCGGCGAGCTGCCTGACGGGCCGCCGAGACATTTTTGTAATCCGGCAGAAACGGCATCCAGTCCCCAGGCATCTACTTCCATCGGGTTGCCACCGAAGGAAGCGGTCGCGTCGGTATAAAACAGAACGTCATGACGACGGCAGATCTCGCCGAGTTCCGCCAGCGGTTGCAGCATGGTGGTCGAGGTATCGCCCTGAACGGTGAGTAATGCCCGCGGTTTGATCGCGATGATGGCATCTTCCACCATTTGCGGATCAAACACTTCGCCCCATGGTACCGAGATGATATGCACTTCGGCGCGACAGCGACGGGCAATTTCACAGAGCAGATCACCAAAACGACCGAAGACCGGTACCAGCACCTTGTCACCGGGACGGATTGCCGATACCAGCATGGCTTCAATCCCGGCGCGTGAGGTGCCATCGATCAGGAAGGTCCATTCATTACTGGTTTTATATAACGCCCGGTACAACGCCATGGTCTGGTTCATGTATTCGGTCATAGCCGGATCATACTGACCAATCAGTTGTGACGACATAGCGCGTAAAACACGCGGATCAGCGTTGATCGGACCGGGCCCCATCAACAGACGGGCAGGAGGATTAATTTGATCAAAAGCCTGAATATCTAACATGGTCGGATTCCTCTTACAGCACCGAAAACAGCATACGGGCACCGGTAAACGCTAATGCCACCGCAAAAACTTGTTTTAAACGAACAGGGTTTAATTTCTGACCTAAACGCACACCGACAGGCGCAAACACCACTGACATCGGCACTATGCAGGCAAAACCAAGCAGATTGACCAGACCAATCGTGCCGAATGGTGCGTCGGCGGGAGTTGTTCCTGTCACCAGCATGGTGATGGCGCCCGGCACGGAGATAAGTAAACCGATCGCAGAGGAGGTACCGACAGCACGATGAGGCGGATAATTACAGCTGGTCAGAATAGGCACACTCAGCGTGCCGCCGCCGATACCAATCATGACGGAAACCGACCCGATCACCATGGCAATGAATGACTGTACGGCCTTGCCGGGCAGTTCTGTGGCGAAGGGTTTGGCTTTGGCGCGGAATAACATATTCAGTGAAACCAGCATGGCAAGACTACCAAACATCGCGGTCAGCCAGACCCCACCAAAGTGGGTAGCCAGTGCTGCGCCGGCCAATACCCCAATCAACAGGAATATCCCCCAGCGCTTGAGTAAATCCGTATCCACGTTACCGCGTTTCTTTTGCGAACGAATAGACATGATGGAAGTCGGGATCATCGCCGCCAGAGAAGTACCCGTTGCCAGCAAAATGGCATGCTGCGGCGCAACCTCAAAACTCTGAAAGATAAAATAAAGTACCGGCACCATGACGATACCACCGCCCACTCCCAGCAACCCGGCCAGAATACCGGCAACGACACCTGTCATCACCAGCGCCAACAGGATCGGGGCTACAGATTGAATAAGTTCCACGTAAATTCTCCGGAAAAATTAATTAAAAGATTCGGTAAGCGAAGCACTAAAAAAATCGGTCAGCGCCGCGCCGTCAGAACGGGGATCTGTTGCCAGATCAACCACGCCCTGTTCGGTTGCTGAAATCGCCCCGGCATGTCCCATCAATTCTGAGCAGGCTGGGATCGGTTGTATTTCATGTCCCCGTTGCTGCAGTGAAGTAAGAATATGTTCTGGCATATCCGCTTCGATTTTCAGGTTATGACTGTTATCACCCCAGGTCCTGCCCAGCAGCCAGCGGGGTGCAGCAACGGCGTCACGGAGTGATTGCTGCTGATAGAGATGACGCCAGATGATCGCGGCCTGAGTTTGCGGTTGTCCTTCACCGCCCATGGTGCCGTAAGCCAGAACCCGGCCATCATTGAGATGTGCCAGTGCCGGATTGAGCGTGTGAAATGGCTGAATATTGCCCTTCAGTTCATTGGTGGCACCGCTTTCCAGACTGAAACTGACACCGCGGTTATTCCACAACAGACCCAGCTCAGGAATCACCAGACCGGAGCCGAATTCCCAGTAGATACTCTGGATAAAGCTCACCATCCGGCCATCTTTATCCCGCGCTGCCATCCAGATGGTATCGCCCGGAATGGCCGGATTTGGCCATGGTGCCGCCTGCTTCAGGTCAATCCCGGCGGCCAATTTTTGCAACGCCGGTTCCTGTAACCAGCGACCGATGTCTCTGGTCGCCACCGAGGCATCCTGTGCTTCCGCATTGCGCACACGGAAAGCCTGCTTGGTCGCTTCCACCAGCAAATGCAATTGCGTGCTGTCATCCAGTGACGGATCAAAACAGCGATCAAACAGTGCCAAAATCAGCAGTGACGCAATGCCCTGCGTCGGCAACGGCAGGTTATAAAAAGTACCTTTACTGGTCGTGACCGATAAAGGTTCCACCTGCCGGGCGCGGTAAGCAGCAAGATCAGCAAGCGTCAGTGGCGAGCCGGTTTTCGCAAATGCCGCAGCGATGCAATCGGCGGTTTTCCCGCGATAAAAATCATCCAGACCAGCCACACTCAGATGTTGCAGCAGATCAGCCAGCGGCTCATTGCGTAATGTTTCACCCACGTTGAGTACATCGCCGTTTGGCAGATAACGCTCACCGAACCCTTCGACCTGACTGAGTTCATGCACGGTTTTACGACTGGCAGCAGCCAGACTTTCGGTCACAGTGATGCCATTGCGAGCGAGGTGCATAGCGGAATGCAGAATGTTCTCCAGCCCGATTCCGGACTGCCATTTTGCACTGATTTCCAGCGCCAGTTGCCAGCCGCTGACGGTACCCGCCACGGTTAATGCTGCCGCACTGCCACGGGATGGGATCTGCACATAACCACGCTCCTGATACCATGCCGCAGAAGCCTGAGCCGCACTCACTCCCGCCGCATTAATGGCGACAGGCTGCTCGCCTGGTTCATGGATCAGCCAGAAACCATCGCCGCCCAGACTGTTCATATGCGGATAAGCTACAGCGATGGCAGCCGCCGCTGCCACCATTGCCTCAATCGCGGTGCCGCCATTTTGCAGGATCTGCATACCGGCTTCGGAAGCCTGAAAATGAGAGGCGGTAAAAGCGAGTTGCTTCATCTCATTTTGCTTCATCTGGTTTTTCCTCACCGATGACATCGCTGAACAGCCGCACTAATGCCAGTAACTGCATGTCGCTGCCGGGTTTGCCGATAATGGAAAAACCAAAAGGAACGCCAGCGACTTTCACTAACGGCAGATGTACCTGTGGAAGTCCGGCCAGACCGGCCAGTGCCGTTAACCCCAGCAGTTTCATGCGAAAATCAGCCAGATCGGCATCGCTGGCGCTACGTAATGGCGCCAGATCAGGCGTAGTCGGAATAACCAGACAGGCGGTTTCCAGTCTTGCGATGATTTCAGCTTTCCATTGCTGACAAGTTTCCTCAGCCAACGCTTCGTCTTCTGCCGTTAACTGGCTGGCCCACTGAAAACGTTCCGCGATATCCGCCGCGAACGCATCCGGATGCTGTGATACCCACGCGGAATGCGTACGCGCGACTTCGCGCCCCTGCAGGGTGCGAAAGGTATTATTCAGTTCACTCAAGCGGGCCGGAGCAAAATCCCATTCATGCAGAGAAGCAACACACGCCGCTAACTGTTGTTTGATCGGCACAATGGCGGTGCACAGATCTTCCGGCAACAAATCAAACAGCGAAGTGGCCCAGAGCAAATCGACCCGTTCCGTTTTGACCGGCGTTGCACCGAATAACTGTGCCCCTACCCGTTCCAGCGTTGCCGCATCACGACACAGCCAGCCGGGCGTATCAAATCGCGGCGCCAGCGGCACCATATGTTCCGACGATAAACGACCGTGTGTCGGACGAATGCCAAACAGGCCGTTGTAACAGGCCGGAACGCGGATCGAGCCGCCGGTATCCGTGCCCAAGCCGACATCTGCATCGCCACGTGCCACCGCAACGGCGCTGCCACTGGAAGAACCGCCCGGTAAACGATCCGGGGCAGCAGGATTAACCGGCGTACCGTAATGGATGTTGCAACCATTGAGGCTATACGCCAGTTCATCGGTCTGTACCCGGCCAATAATTTGCATACCGGCATTCATTAATTTGAGCAGCACCGGTGAGGTTGCAGCCGCTGGTTCATGGGTGTTCAGCCAGGTCGGATTGCCTGCCCCAGTCGGATATCCCGCCACATGATAGAGATCTTTGTAAACCAGACGCAGATCGCTCAGCGGTCCTTCCGTTGCGACTCTGAAATTATGTGGCCCATGCGGGCAGTAAACAGAAAAATCAGTCAAGTTCATCACTCCAATCCGAACTGCAATATAGCCATTAAACAACCATTGTTTCTTTTAGTAAATATAATGGAACTATTATTTCTTTTTAGGGTATAAAAAATCTGCGTAACCAGGAAAACGACTCACGCAGAAGTTTTTATTTTTCCGTTAATTCAGGAACTACCCCCCCAGAGAGGGTTCCAGTTCGTCCATCAGATCAAACAGATCGTCAATCGCCTGCACCCGGCTGTCATCGGAGAGTTTCTGCTGACAGAGATTCGACATCAGACTGACCACCGCCATCGCACTGGCATAACTGGCAAATCCACCGGGGCTGATTTGATGACAGGTCAGTGTCCAGTCCGCATGCGTGGCATGCTCTAATCCGGATGGATCGGTGATCAACAAACACGTCGCCGGTGATTTACCCAGCCACTGCATTATCCGTTTCACATTCACCGGTCGGCGACGCATGGCCACCATAAT is a window from the Tolumonas auensis DSM 9187 genome containing:
- a CDS encoding GGDEF domain-containing protein — its product is MKATPHVPPYNFTDLLLDAVCVVDRDGYFLFVSAASEKIFGYKPDEMIGKPMIDFVYPGDRDRTLNAVTEILNGEHKPHFENRYVRKDGKIVHIMWSARWSESEQVRVAVARDVTERKRSESMQAAVYAISEAANSPGNLNALFQRIHAVVDDLLLATNFMVGLYDAEKNELSFPYCAHPYNDTSPSNRVPEIIVKQVIHTGRSLLLTPETIAAVFPALVFEAGPKTLNWLIAPIKSTNGMIGALLVMSSDNNMRFTEQDRELLQFVSIQVAAAIERKRMLSRLEYMAQFDQLTHLPNRTLFLDRLQNALIIARREQKMLAVFYLDLDKFKQVNDTFGHATGDQLLYAVSHRLSLCVRESDTVGRIGGDEFVILANHIKHTGDVDVIKNKIRAALSQPYNLEKAQLQIFPSIGCAIYPDHGENESELIHYADCAMYQAKKEQMSLSVTSNP
- a CDS encoding allantoate amidohydrolase, translating into MQEGIRIFERCNELALLSEDTDALTRVYLSAQHQQANQLAGTWMRDAGMHVWQDAVGNICGRYEGTEPEAPALLLGSHLDTVRNAGKYDGMLGVITAIELVSRLHQQNKRFPFAIEVVGFGDEEGVRFGVTLLGSRGLAGSWGDNWLDKQDSNGISLAQALCDFGLAPEQIHQAKRKSSDFIGYLELHIEQGPLLESTDLALGVVTAINGAKRLNFSFKGMAGHAGTVPMSLRQDALVGTSELILAAESIAKEFDVVATVGKIACHPGAVNVIPSDVSFSLDIRAPDNQQRDVALFEITKAAKEIATRRQLELSYDCFYSSDATPCSGFLQEKLTNAVTNVQGRSMSLASGAGHDAIAIAALCEVGMLFMRCKGGISHNPAESVQVADIDLALQALEHVLANINLPKTKNMLG
- a CDS encoding pyridoxal-phosphate-dependent aminotransferase family protein, with protein sequence MLDIQAFDQINPPARLLMGPGPINADPRVLRAMSSQLIGQYDPAMTEYMNQTMALYRALYKTSNEWTFLIDGTSRAGIEAMLVSAIRPGDKVLVPVFGRFGDLLCEIARRCRAEVHIISVPWGEVFDPQMVEDAIIAIKPRALLTVQGDTSTTMLQPLAELGEICRRHDVLFYTDATASFGGNPMEVDAWGLDAVSAGLQKCLGGPSGSSPVTLSDRFADVVRKRKHVEQGIRNANHQDGDDEIIYSNYFDLGMIMDYWGPERLNHHTEATSMLFGARECARIILQEGIDTCIARHKLHGDALLAGIQGMGLKPFGNLKHKMNNVLGVYIPENVHGEQIRQTLLNDFGIEIGTSFGPLHGKIWRIGTMGYNARKDTVLTTLSALEAVLNRFGFKTVQGAALQSAWNVYASAEV
- a CDS encoding sulfite exporter TauE/SafE family protein, which produces MELIQSVAPILLALVMTGVVAGILAGLLGVGGGIVMVPVLYFIFQSFEVAPQHAILLATGTSLAAMIPTSIMSIRSQKKRGNVDTDLLKRWGIFLLIGVLAGAALATHFGGVWLTAMFGSLAMLVSLNMLFRAKAKPFATELPGKAVQSFIAMVIGSVSVMIGIGGGTLSVPILTSCNYPPHRAVGTSSAIGLLISVPGAITMLVTGTTPADAPFGTIGLVNLLGFACIVPMSVVFAPVGVRLGQKLNPVRLKQVFAVALAFTGARMLFSVL
- a CDS encoding gamma-glutamyltransferase family protein, coding for MKQNEMKQLAFTASHFQASEAGMQILQNGGTAIEAMVAAAAAIAVAYPHMNSLGGDGFWLIHEPGEQPVAINAAGVSAAQASAAWYQERGYVQIPSRGSAAALTVAGTVSGWQLALEISAKWQSGIGLENILHSAMHLARNGITVTESLAAASRKTVHELSQVEGFGERYLPNGDVLNVGETLRNEPLADLLQHLSVAGLDDFYRGKTADCIAAAFAKTGSPLTLADLAAYRARQVEPLSVTTSKGTFYNLPLPTQGIASLLILALFDRCFDPSLDDSTQLHLLVEATKQAFRVRNAEAQDASVATRDIGRWLQEPALQKLAAGIDLKQAAPWPNPAIPGDTIWMAARDKDGRMVSFIQSIYWEFGSGLVIPELGLLWNNRGVSFSLESGATNELKGNIQPFHTLNPALAHLNDGRVLAYGTMGGEGQPQTQAAIIWRHLYQQQSLRDAVAAPRWLLGRTWGDNSHNLKIEADMPEHILTSLQQRGHEIQPIPACSELMGHAGAISATEQGVVDLATDPRSDGAALTDFFSASLTESFN
- a CDS encoding amidase, giving the protein MNLTDFSVYCPHGPHNFRVATEGPLSDLRLVYKDLYHVAGYPTGAGNPTWLNTHEPAAATSPVLLKLMNAGMQIIGRVQTDELAYSLNGCNIHYGTPVNPAAPDRLPGGSSSGSAVAVARGDADVGLGTDTGGSIRVPACYNGLFGIRPTHGRLSSEHMVPLAPRFDTPGWLCRDAATLERVGAQLFGATPVKTERVDLLWATSLFDLLPEDLCTAIVPIKQQLAACVASLHEWDFAPARLSELNNTFRTLQGREVARTHSAWVSQHPDAFAADIAERFQWASQLTAEDEALAEETCQQWKAEIIARLETACLVIPTTPDLAPLRSASDADLADFRMKLLGLTALAGLAGLPQVHLPLVKVAGVPFGFSIIGKPGSDMQLLALVRLFSDVIGEEKPDEAK